The following are from one region of the Stigmatella ashevillena genome:
- a CDS encoding STAS/SEC14 domain-containing protein: MGPEWSFGPHTLSLEEPGIVRLVPRGHLQLKEIREMILPVQEFKKRHDTLYLLVDAQQGTGFTAEARRALNDDRSLVPYVGVVFFGASFAMRAIANMMSRAGTLMGRPPVYPTVFTATEEEARAWIAAQRAARAKDR; this comes from the coding sequence GTGGGACCAGAGTGGAGCTTTGGACCGCACACGTTGTCGCTTGAAGAGCCGGGCATCGTGCGGCTCGTGCCCCGGGGCCATCTTCAGTTGAAGGAGATCCGGGAGATGATCCTCCCGGTGCAGGAGTTCAAGAAGCGCCATGACACGCTCTACCTGCTGGTGGACGCCCAGCAAGGCACTGGCTTCACGGCCGAGGCGCGCCGGGCCCTCAACGATGACCGGAGCCTGGTTCCCTACGTGGGGGTCGTGTTCTTCGGGGCCAGTTTCGCCATGAGGGCCATCGCCAACATGATGTCGCGGGCCGGCACGCTCATGGGCCGTCCGCCCGTCTATCCCACTGTCTTCACCGCGACCGAGGAAGAGGCGCGGGCGTGGATCGCCGCCCAGCGCGCCGCACGCGCCAAGGACCGCTAG
- a CDS encoding HAMP domain-containing sensor histidine kinase, with amino-acid sequence MTLRGRLLLAQAPLALALVLVGVAAVATLARLGRAGQDILQDNYRSVLAMQRVNELLGGMDSAALFIIAGERQRGWEQQAAQRPVLEAELHVQEGNITEPGEFDSTGRLSQAWARYQQEYTAFLEQEGVEAGRERYFAALRPAYQEVKDAAANILNLNQDAMVRKSEALRRQSQRVNTVMVTAVLAAFLAGLFASTSLTHRALRPVSVLSQAVRRLGQGDLEARAVVAGTDEIAQLGRDFNTMAEHLQQYRQSSLGELLQAQAASQAAIDSLPDPVMVFGAGGALLNVNQAAEGVLRLSLETGGEALVRVEPEVRDVLERVRTHVLGGKGAYQPQGYEEAVRVTAPEGDRWLLPRGSPVYGESGEVVGATVILQDVTRLRRFDELKNDLVATVAHEFRTPLTSLRMAIHLCAEGVVGPVTEKQADLLTAAREDCQRLQGIVDDLLDLSRLQSGRLVLDLRRVPAAELVEGALGVHRTAAEERGVRLSQEVSPEAEEVEVDAERMQLVLSNLVGNGIRHTPTGGEVSVRVSREGARVRFEVKDTGEGIPPSEQARIFEKFYRVPGAPSGGAGLGLSIAQEVVQAHGGALGVTSAEGQGSTFGFTVPG; translated from the coding sequence ATGACGCTGCGAGGACGCCTCTTGCTGGCGCAGGCCCCGCTGGCGCTCGCGCTGGTGCTGGTGGGGGTGGCGGCCGTGGCCACGCTGGCGCGGCTGGGACGGGCGGGACAGGACATCCTCCAGGACAACTACCGCAGCGTGCTGGCCATGCAGCGGGTGAACGAGCTGCTCGGGGGCATGGACAGCGCCGCGCTCTTCATCATCGCGGGCGAGCGGCAGCGAGGCTGGGAGCAGCAGGCCGCCCAGCGGCCGGTGCTGGAGGCGGAGTTGCACGTCCAGGAGGGCAACATCACCGAGCCGGGCGAGTTCGACTCCACGGGCCGCCTGAGCCAGGCCTGGGCGCGCTACCAGCAGGAGTACACCGCCTTCCTGGAGCAGGAGGGCGTGGAGGCGGGGCGGGAGCGGTACTTCGCGGCCCTGCGGCCCGCGTACCAGGAGGTGAAGGACGCGGCGGCGAACATCCTGAACCTCAATCAGGACGCGATGGTGCGCAAGAGCGAGGCTTTGCGAAGGCAGAGCCAGCGCGTCAACACCGTGATGGTGACGGCGGTGCTGGCGGCGTTCCTCGCGGGGTTGTTCGCGTCCACCTCGCTGACGCACCGGGCGTTGCGGCCGGTGTCGGTGCTCTCGCAGGCAGTGCGCAGGCTGGGGCAGGGCGACCTGGAGGCGCGCGCGGTGGTGGCGGGAACGGACGAGATTGCCCAGCTCGGCCGGGACTTCAACACCATGGCGGAGCACCTCCAGCAGTACCGGCAGAGCAGCCTGGGCGAGCTGCTCCAGGCGCAGGCCGCCTCGCAAGCGGCGATCGACAGCTTGCCGGATCCGGTGATGGTGTTTGGCGCGGGTGGGGCGCTGCTCAACGTGAACCAGGCGGCGGAAGGGGTGCTGCGGTTGTCGCTGGAGACCGGGGGCGAGGCGCTGGTGCGGGTAGAGCCCGAGGTGCGCGACGTGCTCGAGCGGGTGAGGACGCACGTCCTGGGGGGCAAGGGGGCCTATCAGCCCCAGGGCTATGAGGAGGCGGTGCGGGTGACGGCCCCAGAAGGAGACCGGTGGCTCTTGCCGCGCGGAAGTCCGGTGTACGGCGAGAGCGGCGAGGTGGTGGGGGCAACGGTCATCCTCCAGGACGTGACGCGGCTGAGACGGTTCGACGAGCTGAAGAACGACCTGGTGGCCACGGTGGCGCACGAGTTCCGCACGCCGCTGACGTCCCTGCGGATGGCCATCCACCTGTGCGCCGAAGGGGTGGTGGGGCCGGTGACGGAGAAGCAGGCGGACCTGCTGACCGCGGCGAGGGAGGACTGCCAGCGGTTGCAAGGCATTGTGGATGACTTGTTGGACTTGTCCCGGCTCCAGTCCGGACGGCTGGTGCTGGACCTGCGGCGGGTGCCCGCGGCGGAATTGGTGGAAGGGGCGCTCGGAGTCCACCGGACGGCCGCGGAGGAGCGAGGGGTGCGTCTTTCCCAGGAGGTGTCCCCCGAAGCCGAAGAAGTGGAGGTGGACGCGGAGCGCATGCAGTTGGTGCTCTCGAACCTCGTGGGCAACGGCATCCGGCACACGCCCACGGGGGGCGAAGTCTCCGTGCGCGTCTCCCGCGAGGGCGCCCGGGTGCGCTTCGAGGTGAAGGACACGGGCGAGGGAATTCCTCCCAGCGAGCAGGCGCGCATCTTCGAGAAGTTCTACCGCGTGCCCGGAGCCCCTTCGGGGGGCGCGGGCTTGGGCCTGTCCATCGCCCAGGAGGTGGTGCAGGCCCACGGCGGAGCGCTGGGGGTGACCAGCGCCGAGGGCCAGGGGAGCACCTTCGGGTTCACCGTGCCCGGTTGA
- a CDS encoding mersacidin/lichenicidin family type 2 lantibiotic — protein sequence MKREAIIRAWKDPEFRAGLTPDERAEMPGCPAGQAFTELDESELADATGGALALSAEDGCICSNWTVPTKLTTTRLVLINPAEQIALPQLALSGLQR from the coding sequence ATGAAACGAGAAGCCATCATCCGGGCCTGGAAGGACCCTGAGTTCAGGGCAGGCCTCACCCCGGACGAGCGGGCGGAGATGCCCGGGTGCCCGGCGGGGCAAGCCTTCACCGAGCTGGACGAGAGCGAGTTGGCGGACGCGACCGGCGGTGCCCTCGCCTTGTCCGCGGAGGACGGGTGCATCTGCTCGAACTGGACGGTGCCGACGAAGCTCACCACCACCCGCCTCGTGCTGATCAACCCGGCGGAGCAGATCGCGCTGCCGCAGTTGGCGCTCTCCGGCCTCCAGCGTTGA
- a CDS encoding sigma-54-dependent transcriptional regulator, which yields MESPSGAASAAESSPMRVLVVDDERNIRNTLRICLEGFGCKVREATTPESALAALAQGPADLAFVDLRLGTASGLELVPRLLAESPGLDIVLITAYATFDTAVEAMKRGARDYLPKPFTPAQIRHVVDRARAHRELASRLGELEGQLAQTAPEATLETASPAMHAAIGLITRAAASEAAVLLRGESGTGKGVLARALHSMSPRRKRPFVTVNCPTLSEQLLASELFGHVRGAFTGAVRDQPGRVEQAEGGTLFLDEVAEMSPALQAQLLRFLQDKQFERLGEGRTRRADVRVVAATNRDLEKDVAEGRFREDLLYRLNVVEVKLPALRERPEDLLPLARRFVAFFARAAKRPPPEMSPATEAMLLAYGWPGNVRELRNAIERALIVWPAEVLAPQAFPERIAAAAGSLVTLGGPHTLEEVEREHILRVMASAPTLDEAARLLGIDASTLWRKRKKYESPPEPPGKGEA from the coding sequence ATGGAGTCCCCGTCCGGAGCCGCCTCCGCCGCCGAGTCCAGCCCCATGCGGGTGCTCGTGGTGGACGATGAACGTAACATCCGCAACACCCTGCGCATCTGCCTGGAAGGGTTTGGCTGCAAGGTGCGCGAGGCGACCACCCCCGAGTCGGCCCTGGCTGCCCTGGCGCAGGGGCCCGCGGACCTGGCCTTCGTGGATCTCCGCCTGGGCACCGCGAGCGGCCTGGAGCTGGTCCCCCGGCTGCTGGCCGAGTCTCCCGGGTTGGACATCGTCCTCATCACCGCCTACGCGACATTCGACACGGCCGTGGAGGCGATGAAGCGCGGGGCGCGCGATTACCTGCCCAAGCCCTTCACCCCGGCGCAGATCCGCCACGTGGTGGACCGGGCGCGCGCGCACCGGGAGCTGGCCTCGCGGCTGGGCGAGTTGGAGGGGCAACTGGCGCAGACGGCCCCCGAGGCCACGCTGGAGACGGCCTCCCCGGCCATGCACGCGGCCATCGGGCTCATCACCCGCGCGGCGGCCTCGGAGGCGGCGGTGCTGCTGCGCGGCGAGAGCGGCACGGGCAAGGGCGTGCTGGCGCGGGCCCTCCACTCGATGAGCCCGAGGCGCAAGCGCCCCTTCGTCACGGTGAACTGCCCCACGCTCTCCGAGCAGTTGTTGGCCAGTGAGCTGTTTGGCCACGTGCGCGGGGCCTTCACGGGGGCGGTGAGGGACCAGCCCGGCCGGGTGGAGCAGGCCGAGGGTGGCACGCTCTTCCTGGATGAGGTGGCGGAGATGAGCCCCGCGCTCCAGGCGCAGTTGTTGCGGTTTCTCCAGGACAAGCAGTTCGAGCGGCTGGGCGAGGGCCGGACGCGGCGCGCGGACGTGCGCGTGGTGGCGGCGACGAACCGGGACCTGGAGAAAGACGTGGCCGAGGGGCGCTTCCGGGAGGACCTGCTCTACCGGCTGAACGTGGTGGAGGTGAAGCTGCCGGCGCTGCGGGAGCGGCCCGAGGACCTACTGCCCCTGGCGCGCCGCTTCGTGGCCTTCTTCGCGCGCGCCGCGAAGCGCCCGCCGCCGGAGATGTCCCCCGCGACCGAGGCCATGCTGCTGGCCTACGGGTGGCCCGGCAACGTGCGCGAGCTGCGCAACGCCATCGAGCGGGCGCTCATCGTCTGGCCGGCGGAGGTGCTGGCGCCCCAGGCGTTTCCGGAGCGCATCGCCGCCGCGGCGGGCTCCCTGGTGACGCTGGGCGGGCCGCACACGCTGGAGGAGGTGGAGCGCGAGCACATCCTCCGCGTCATGGCCAGCGCGCCCACGCTGGATGAGGCCGCGCGCCTTCTGGGCATCGATGCCTCCACGCTGTGGCGCAAGCGCAAGAAGTACGAGTCTCCCCCGGAGCCTCCCGGCAAGGGAGAGGCATAG
- a CDS encoding fibrinogen-like YCDxxxxGGGW domain-containing protein, giving the protein MRLSKSTSSLALPSLFRRLAPLLLPLVGFMGCDTAESREVPGELGRTGLSVTTVLDERTDVRAIRFTVERMGCEEEEAVEPFSQSIDKPLEAIRLPGGLPGFENAPIDGNSAHGFADLFIDLSEGCYQIATQPLTQDGSLSVDCAPASTSRVHIADGKTTEILLINQCNGPGHGAGDAVSMLNHPPELVNLVFAESKFLLQCEEQAVCATVKDPDEDPIEFVWTAVGGPPLFLGPQVVSTTANPDGSVTQCIRAIAETVGRYELNVTVYDLLHDTANGGNLIRFEEYFSRTAAPRLSRETLTFPFYAAEDGAEGGCAATNCRALLELKPGQPSGIYAIDPDGTGPGAPFDAYCDMTTNGGGWTLTMVSSDDGQHTWTWNQRTLMTDTATVGSVLTRNKDFKSAAQFSVPFADLLFVHAPSGKWAAYGGVSHGSTSIASFMATLSAPICDLTLAGNGYEMTAGSLSTEDGRLCDTDLYFHLGDFDGTGDVNYCQGLDRLQDATYGPGWSMHNNHTCPFDDSSAASFGPDISPAAASQENDGVGFGWALDLNTGAPAEAQNYIQMYVR; this is encoded by the coding sequence ATGCGCCTGAGCAAATCGACGTCCTCCTTGGCTTTGCCCTCCTTGTTTCGCCGTCTCGCCCCCTTGTTGCTACCCCTGGTGGGATTCATGGGCTGCGACACGGCCGAATCAAGAGAGGTCCCGGGGGAACTCGGCCGCACCGGCCTTTCCGTGACCACCGTGCTCGATGAGCGGACGGACGTGCGGGCCATACGGTTCACGGTGGAGCGGATGGGCTGCGAGGAAGAAGAGGCCGTGGAGCCTTTCTCCCAGAGCATCGACAAGCCCCTTGAAGCCATCCGGTTGCCCGGCGGTCTCCCAGGATTTGAGAACGCGCCTATCGATGGAAATTCTGCTCACGGCTTCGCGGACCTTTTCATCGATCTGAGCGAGGGGTGCTACCAGATCGCGACTCAGCCACTGACCCAGGATGGGAGCTTGTCTGTGGATTGCGCTCCCGCATCCACCTCAAGGGTACACATCGCGGATGGAAAGACGACGGAGATCCTGCTCATCAACCAGTGCAATGGCCCAGGCCATGGCGCGGGGGATGCCGTCTCGATGCTCAACCACCCGCCCGAACTCGTGAATCTGGTCTTCGCGGAGTCCAAGTTCCTGCTTCAGTGCGAAGAACAAGCCGTCTGCGCCACTGTGAAAGATCCAGATGAAGACCCCATCGAGTTCGTCTGGACAGCGGTGGGAGGGCCTCCGCTGTTCTTAGGCCCCCAGGTGGTCAGTACGACGGCCAATCCGGATGGCTCGGTGACTCAGTGCATCCGCGCCATCGCTGAGACCGTGGGCCGTTACGAGCTGAACGTGACCGTGTACGACCTGCTCCATGACACCGCCAATGGAGGCAACCTCATCCGCTTCGAGGAGTACTTCTCTCGAACGGCCGCTCCCCGCCTCTCCCGAGAGACGCTCACTTTTCCCTTCTACGCCGCCGAGGATGGCGCCGAGGGCGGATGCGCGGCCACGAACTGCCGGGCGTTGCTTGAACTCAAGCCGGGTCAGCCCAGTGGGATTTATGCGATCGATCCGGATGGTACAGGCCCCGGTGCTCCCTTTGATGCCTACTGTGACATGACCACGAACGGGGGAGGCTGGACGTTGACCATGGTCTCCAGCGATGACGGCCAGCACACCTGGACTTGGAACCAACGGACCCTGATGACGGACACAGCCACTGTGGGAAGCGTCTTGACGCGGAACAAGGACTTCAAGTCAGCCGCCCAGTTCTCCGTGCCCTTCGCCGATCTGCTCTTCGTTCATGCGCCCTCGGGAAAGTGGGCGGCATACGGTGGAGTGAGCCATGGAAGCACCTCCATCGCCAGCTTCATGGCCACCCTCAGTGCCCCCATCTGTGATCTCACGCTGGCAGGCAACGGATACGAGATGACCGCTGGATCCCTGTCCACGGAAGACGGCAGGCTCTGCGATACCGACCTCTATTTTCACCTGGGAGACTTCGATGGCACAGGTGATGTGAATTACTGCCAGGGCCTCGATCGACTTCAGGACGCCACCTATGGCCCCGGCTGGAGCATGCACAACAACCATACATGTCCCTTCGATGATTCATCCGCTGCGTCGTTCGGTCCCGATATCAGCCCTGCCGCCGCCTCTCAAGAGAATGACGGCGTGGGGTTCGGTTGGGCGCTGGATCTCAATACCGGGGCACCGGCCGAGGCCCAAAATTACATCCAGATGTACGTGCGCTAG
- a CDS encoding type 2 lanthipeptide synthetase LanM family protein: MHPLPPELSWKKAAFLHERTVPEHAAPLEEGAALEHARHRARAWRQVMSADERLLDERLRSAGLDRERFLQILAHAESGTDAPRSQSWEGLLQEVIEDRGRGEPLPAGLAAPASALQPGLPFSGFLHPFLRLGAARLRAGFAALEARHPSPQPLMDPGLDAMLLGALASQLHELASRVLILELNVARLMDRLQGATPQERFHHFSTVLLGEPGTRAALLEEYPVLARLMATLLERWWAAGLEFLAHLAEDRALLEETFLEGRTLGPLVALQGGVSDLHRGGRGVFLLRFGSGLRLVYKPKSLAVDHRFQRLLHGLNGAGLRHPHRVLTVLDRGGHGWVEFVEAGGCDSREALQRFYWRQGSFLAVLHLLSAVDFHLENLIASGEFPVLVDLEALFHHRPPLEPRGKAHGRAWALLDRSIVAVGMLPLCLFGRQGRAGLDMSGLGGEAGQLTPQRIPTLEDSGSDTMRVVRRQGLMVGSHNRPLLGAAPVDPTEFTGELIQGFEETYALLIREREALVPSLRAFAGVEVRYIARATQRYAMLLQESHHPDFLRDGLERDKVLDHLWAEAVHEPLLRRLLPFEHADLRLGDIPFFTARPGERHLWSSTGECIPDFFTQDSLGEVLRRLERLDAEDCATQVSFIRKAMVALDKGRAFAPARAAPAGQEPLPEASPEECLEAAVALGERLAAKAIRGDRDVSWIGLNLDDLQHWRWSLSPLGTELYEGLGGLALFFAHLAARTGREDFEALARAALEPVREDWRTPGLRSGTGVGVFVGRGAAVYVLGHLAALWNEPLLRDELREGLPALEALIETDARLDLLSGSAGLAVALLGLYRTTGEARWLEAARQCGERLVATAVALPGDMAGWKGEVGMQPLAGFSHGVAGIAWALLELAEATKDPRYADLAHRGLAYERSLFVPERGQWKDLRAPDTEGHFMAMWCHGASGIALGRLLTLRHLKGPEVREELTRALETTLRTGFGGNHSLCHGDMGNLEVLHLAGAVLGEPRWTQAALQCATAVLRQGREGDWRCGLPRGSESPGLLMGLSGIGYGLLRLSAPGHVPSILSLASPSGE, from the coding sequence ATGCACCCGCTCCCCCCTGAACTGTCCTGGAAGAAGGCCGCGTTTCTTCACGAGCGCACCGTGCCGGAGCACGCCGCGCCGCTGGAGGAGGGTGCCGCGCTCGAGCACGCCCGGCATCGCGCGAGGGCCTGGCGCCAGGTGATGTCCGCCGATGAGCGGCTGCTCGACGAGCGGCTGCGGAGCGCCGGGCTCGACCGGGAGAGGTTCCTCCAGATCCTCGCCCACGCGGAGAGCGGGACGGACGCCCCCCGGAGCCAGTCCTGGGAAGGGCTCCTCCAGGAAGTCATCGAGGACCGGGGAAGAGGGGAGCCGCTGCCCGCCGGCCTCGCCGCGCCTGCCAGCGCCTTGCAGCCGGGACTTCCCTTCTCGGGCTTTCTCCACCCCTTCCTGCGGCTGGGCGCCGCGAGGCTCCGGGCGGGCTTCGCGGCGCTGGAGGCACGCCATCCCTCACCCCAGCCGCTCATGGACCCGGGGCTCGACGCCATGCTGTTGGGGGCGCTGGCCTCGCAGCTCCACGAACTGGCGTCGCGCGTGCTCATCCTGGAACTCAACGTGGCCCGGTTGATGGACCGGCTCCAGGGAGCCACGCCTCAGGAGCGCTTCCACCACTTCTCCACGGTCCTGCTCGGAGAGCCGGGCACGCGGGCCGCGCTGCTGGAGGAGTACCCGGTGCTCGCCCGGCTGATGGCCACCCTGTTGGAGCGCTGGTGGGCGGCGGGCCTGGAGTTCCTGGCGCACCTGGCCGAGGACAGGGCGCTGCTGGAGGAGACGTTCCTGGAGGGACGCACGCTGGGCCCCCTGGTGGCGCTCCAGGGCGGCGTCTCGGATCTGCACCGGGGTGGCCGAGGCGTCTTTCTGCTGCGATTCGGTTCGGGGCTGCGGCTGGTCTACAAGCCGAAGTCCCTCGCGGTGGACCATCGGTTCCAGCGGCTCCTGCACGGGCTCAACGGCGCGGGATTGCGCCACCCCCATCGGGTGCTCACGGTGTTGGACCGGGGCGGGCACGGTTGGGTTGAGTTCGTGGAGGCCGGAGGCTGTGACTCGCGCGAGGCGCTCCAGCGCTTCTATTGGAGACAAGGCAGCTTCCTGGCGGTGCTCCACCTGCTGTCGGCGGTGGACTTCCACCTGGAGAACCTCATCGCGTCCGGAGAGTTCCCGGTCCTGGTGGACCTGGAGGCGCTCTTTCACCACCGCCCGCCCCTCGAACCCCGGGGCAAGGCGCATGGGCGGGCCTGGGCGCTGTTGGATCGCTCCATCGTCGCCGTGGGCATGCTGCCCCTCTGCCTCTTCGGCCGGCAGGGAAGGGCGGGGCTGGACATGAGTGGCCTGGGCGGAGAGGCCGGACAGCTCACGCCCCAGCGCATCCCCACGTTGGAGGACTCCGGGAGCGACACCATGCGGGTGGTGCGCCGCCAGGGGCTCATGGTGGGCTCCCACAACCGTCCCCTGCTCGGAGCGGCGCCGGTGGACCCCACGGAGTTCACCGGCGAGCTCATCCAGGGCTTCGAGGAGACCTACGCGCTGCTGATCCGGGAGCGTGAGGCGCTGGTCCCCTCGCTGCGGGCCTTCGCGGGGGTGGAGGTCCGGTACATCGCCCGTGCCACCCAGCGCTACGCGATGCTGCTTCAGGAGAGCCACCACCCGGACTTCCTCCGAGACGGGCTCGAGCGGGACAAGGTGTTGGATCACCTGTGGGCGGAGGCCGTGCATGAGCCCTTGCTGCGAAGGCTGCTGCCCTTCGAGCACGCGGATCTGCGCCTGGGGGACATCCCGTTCTTCACCGCCCGGCCGGGGGAGCGCCACCTGTGGAGCAGCACGGGTGAGTGCATCCCGGACTTCTTCACCCAGGACAGCCTGGGCGAGGTGCTGCGGCGGCTGGAGCGGCTGGACGCGGAGGACTGCGCCACCCAGGTGTCCTTCATCCGCAAGGCGATGGTCGCGCTCGACAAGGGCCGGGCCTTCGCCCCAGCCCGAGCCGCTCCCGCGGGGCAGGAACCGTTGCCGGAGGCCTCGCCCGAGGAGTGCCTGGAGGCCGCGGTGGCATTGGGAGAGCGCCTGGCGGCCAAGGCCATCCGGGGAGACCGGGATGTGAGCTGGATCGGCCTGAACCTGGACGACTTGCAGCACTGGCGTTGGAGCCTCTCGCCGTTGGGCACGGAACTCTACGAAGGGCTGGGAGGGCTGGCGCTCTTCTTCGCGCACCTCGCGGCGAGGACGGGGCGCGAGGACTTCGAGGCGCTCGCGCGCGCGGCCCTGGAGCCGGTGCGGGAGGATTGGCGCACGCCTGGACTGCGGAGTGGCACGGGGGTGGGCGTCTTCGTGGGGCGTGGCGCGGCGGTGTACGTGCTGGGCCACTTGGCGGCACTCTGGAACGAGCCACTCCTGAGGGACGAACTGCGAGAAGGATTGCCCGCGTTGGAGGCGCTCATCGAGACGGACGCGCGGCTGGATCTGCTGAGCGGGTCGGCGGGCCTCGCGGTGGCGCTCCTGGGCCTCTATCGGACGACGGGAGAGGCGCGGTGGCTGGAGGCCGCGCGCCAATGTGGAGAGCGGCTCGTGGCGACGGCGGTGGCCCTGCCGGGAGACATGGCGGGCTGGAAGGGCGAGGTGGGCATGCAGCCGCTGGCGGGCTTCTCCCACGGCGTGGCTGGTATCGCCTGGGCGTTGCTGGAACTGGCCGAGGCCACGAAGGACCCGCGGTACGCGGACCTCGCGCACCGGGGGTTGGCCTACGAGCGCTCGCTCTTCGTGCCGGAGCGGGGCCAATGGAAGGATCTGCGGGCCCCGGACACCGAGGGCCACTTCATGGCCATGTGGTGCCATGGGGCGTCGGGCATCGCCCTTGGACGGCTGCTCACGCTGCGCCACCTGAAGGGGCCTGAGGTTCGTGAGGAACTCACGAGGGCGCTCGAGACGACGCTGCGAACCGGCTTCGGTGGGAACCACAGCTTGTGCCACGGAGACATGGGCAACCTGGAAGTGTTGCACCTGGCAGGCGCGGTGCTGGGAGAGCCTCGCTGGACGCAGGCGGCACTCCAGTGCGCCACTGCGGTCCTGCGTCAGGGCCGTGAAGGGGACTGGCGCTGTGGGCTGCCCCGGGGCAGCGAGAGCCCGGGTCTGCTGATGGGTTTGTCGGGCATCGGCTACGGCCTGCTGCGGCTCTCGGCGCCCGGACACGTGCCGAGCATCCTCTCGCTTGCGTCACCCAGCGGAGAATGA
- a CDS encoding methyl-accepting chemotaxis protein yields the protein MRLTFKHKMLLLPAGSAALLLILLIVSLTLLIWTRQVHARIDKGHAPALANSHVLMAELESFHRGALDAIARKDASRLDPLRALGRKIAADLNDTGQNPVASAPYLEVLQKDFGQYQQETWRAVELGLKGDAQAEAALMRETTRFESLQKALQLFQSEHEQGQEKALLQARKLNSRGQAVQALLAVLCLGWLAGGTWWVVRQVVEPLGRLSDTASRIAESGDLTLAIESHAKDEVGQLGRSLEALVNRLRSVPVGLQAVVGELSTAAERLTKVSQEQLNFLTEQARSLSEAGSTMAEIAQTSSMASSRAEMVLKVAEQADSFTVESQKSIEQSAQGLERIRQRVSALVGNIGQLSEQAVHAREIIGSVKDLADQSNVLALNAAIEAARAGEGGRGFAVVAREMRALSGQSLQSTERIGKILLDINQAIRTTVSSAEGDSQQMEEGIEQVLSSADKLKEITTVMQESSKAARQIVASVTQQNAGIHQMMEAMQQLSGMMGDVVLATSTAEETVGQINSTVSQLQKIVSEFRV from the coding sequence ATGAGGCTGACGTTCAAGCACAAGATGTTGCTGCTGCCCGCGGGGTCGGCGGCGCTCCTGCTGATTCTGCTCATCGTCTCCCTGACGTTGCTGATCTGGACACGGCAGGTGCATGCGCGCATCGACAAGGGCCATGCGCCGGCGCTGGCGAACAGCCACGTGCTGATGGCGGAGCTGGAGAGCTTCCACCGGGGGGCGCTGGACGCGATCGCCCGCAAGGACGCGAGCCGGCTGGATCCGCTCCGGGCGCTGGGGCGGAAGATCGCCGCGGACCTGAACGACACGGGCCAGAACCCGGTGGCGAGCGCCCCGTACCTGGAGGTGCTCCAGAAGGACTTCGGCCAGTACCAGCAGGAGACGTGGCGGGCGGTGGAGCTGGGCCTCAAGGGGGACGCGCAGGCGGAGGCGGCGCTCATGCGGGAGACGACGCGCTTCGAGTCCCTCCAGAAGGCGCTCCAGCTCTTCCAGAGCGAGCACGAGCAGGGGCAGGAGAAGGCCCTGCTGCAGGCGCGGAAGCTGAACTCGCGCGGCCAGGCGGTGCAGGCGCTGTTGGCGGTGCTGTGCCTGGGGTGGCTGGCGGGGGGCACCTGGTGGGTGGTGCGGCAGGTGGTGGAGCCGCTGGGGCGGCTGTCGGACACGGCCTCGCGCATCGCGGAGAGCGGGGACCTGACGCTGGCCATCGAGTCGCACGCGAAGGACGAGGTGGGCCAGCTGGGACGGAGCCTGGAGGCGCTGGTGAACCGGCTGCGGTCGGTGCCCGTGGGGTTGCAGGCGGTGGTGGGCGAGCTGTCCACGGCGGCCGAGCGGCTGACGAAGGTGAGCCAGGAGCAGCTCAACTTCCTCACGGAGCAGGCGCGCAGCCTGTCGGAGGCGGGCTCGACGATGGCGGAAATCGCCCAGACGTCCAGCATGGCCTCCAGCCGGGCGGAGATGGTGCTGAAGGTGGCCGAGCAGGCGGACTCCTTCACGGTGGAGAGCCAGAAGTCCATCGAGCAGAGCGCCCAGGGGCTGGAGCGCATCCGCCAGCGGGTGAGCGCGCTGGTGGGCAACATCGGCCAGCTGTCGGAGCAGGCGGTGCACGCGCGGGAAATCATCGGCAGCGTGAAGGACCTGGCGGACCAGAGCAACGTGCTGGCGCTCAACGCGGCCATCGAGGCGGCGCGCGCGGGTGAGGGTGGGCGAGGGTTCGCCGTGGTGGCGCGCGAGATGCGGGCGCTCAGCGGGCAGTCGCTGCAGAGCACCGAGCGCATCGGGAAGATCCTGTTGGACATCAACCAGGCCATCCGCACGACGGTGTCCTCGGCGGAAGGCGACAGCCAGCAGATGGAGGAGGGCATCGAGCAGGTGCTGTCCTCGGCGGACAAGCTGAAGGAAATCACCACCGTCATGCAGGAGAGCAGCAAGGCGGCGCGGCAGATCGTCGCCTCGGTGACGCAGCAGAACGCGGGCATCCACCAGATGATGGAGGCGATGCAGCAGCTCTCCGGGATGATGGGAGACGTGGTGCTGGCGACCTCGACGGCGGAGGAGACGGTGGGGCAGATCAACTCCACGGTGTCCCAGCTCCAGAAGATCGTCTCCGAGTTCCGCGTGTAG